The Mytilus edulis chromosome 5, xbMytEdul2.2, whole genome shotgun sequence genomic interval ttaaagaaaacttttgttaatttttggaatgtaaaacaatacaatattCTCAACTGACTAGAACTCAAAGATATTATATAAAGGCAATCTTTTTCCCGTTTATATTCCCtaaatgttcattttttgttGTATAATCTATGATATTCAGATTAAACAAAAACTTCGAACCAACATTTATAGGCAATATGAATttcttctttattcaaatttattgtTTGTGAAACAATTAACTAAATTAAGACATTCACAAAGGTATCACAGAAATATCcaaatatatatctatctattgctatataatttatataatttaatcaattaatttaaacaaaattacacGAAAGAGACAGATCCATAACTGattcagcaaaaaaaaacaaaaaaaaccaaaaaaaaacatgggaaattgttttagatttttatCGTTGAATGTTCTCATTTAGGAGTGCTGAATAGTTTATGAATTTCAACTACATTTCATACTTTCAAAGCACATGTACCTCCAAATATCTCTAAATCACATTGACACTCTATATTGTGACTATATACACATGATTTTATGGTTATTTTCAGTCATTTTTTTCTCTAGTGAAATGTGAACTATCTCCCTTTGAGAATGATAATTTATCTCCCCTTAGGAATAATAATTTATCTCCCTTTAAGAATGATAATGCTATTTCTACTATAAAGATTTGTAACAGTATAGAATTTACAACACAAATATGGGACATCCTTAAAAgtctttaaaacattttatgttaTTCAACTATTTTTTATTGACCtaatttgaaaaaatgaaatgaaacataaTTGAAAACTGTTTCTGTTGGAAAAAACTTAATTGTAAATTGTAGCAAATATCaatttaactgattttaatatcaTTTACCCTCTTATCATACAGATCAGTGTTAACATCAACCAACTTCATTTTAAATGTTATGATACTCATATATATGTATGgaatgtttataatttaaaattttctcATAACTTAAAGTTTCCCTGAAACACTATGTTATTTTTAGcactatttataaataaaaaaaggctTGTTCTGCAACTTACATTgaaacatttaaactttttaCCCTCAATTCTTTATTAATATCTTAATTACGAAAAGAGAGGGTATTATTgacaaatgaataaataaaactattGTTTGAATACAGAAATGGTAAAATGgagtaaaatgatttttttttctaatcagaAAAAAATCCTGAATGATACTGGATTCAAATACCATGATTAACCTTGCAGCAAAAATGccttaaatttttacattatttgccTTTATCTGAATTTTTCCTAACACATCTACTCTAAGTTACACAAATTCTGAATAATATTGTCAACAAGAACCTGCTTGGATCATTAGATGTTTATATAAGTACTAGCAGTCTAAACAATAATTATTAGTATAACAATCGTCATGGTAATCAGAATTAAGTTTGAATTATATTTTAATCTTCTAAATTTCGGAATGCTTGTTGAAGTTCTTCATGTAATTCTTCATAAtctgattttattttcttctctCCGTCTTTAACTGGATCCTGAAAATAAAAATCAGATTGGGGATGTATAGCAAAACACAAATTATAAAGGACATTTCAATTTGTGGCCAGTTTTATTGATAGAAATGTATGCACTGTAACatgatttgatatttttgtgGATACATTTTTCGTGTTTTGCCCTTTTATAACTATTTGCAAGATGTTTTAACAATTCTAACTATCTAACACAAGGGAAAATCCAAGTTAAACATATCTTTATAAGTTTACATAACACTTTTTGTAACTGTATACTAAATACCAATGATTTATTAGTTATCAGTAATaactattttgaaaatgttttctggtttgaattattttacatttgcaaTTTTTGCTTTTTAAAGCTTTCTATTAAGTAAggatttttcttattgttgaaggctgtacagcaACATATAGTTGATATTCTTCTACTTCAATTGGTCTcgggtggagagttgtttcattgacaatcatacaacatctttacATTTCATTTAAACATTAAATGTTGACCACAATGCCTGAAAAGTAACATCTATATCTCTCGCCTTTGCATTTTGTCTgtaaatgacaaaaaagaaatgaaagatcATACCTTAAATTTCATACTGCTAAGTTTATACAATAAATCGTTCATCTGGTCCCTAATTATTGCCCATGTGACTTTGTTTTCACTCTGTGCTGTGCTCTCTATTGAATGTTTAGCCATGTCGTAAAATCCTATAATATTTTTCAGCATACCAACTGTCTTGTAAAATGGACAAAATCTgaaaaaagggaaaatataaagtATTACATAGGTATCGTTAATGTTTATCAGGTAACAGTCTATTTTGATAACTAAATAAAACCTGACAAGTTTGAATTGTGTCACATTTTTATGTCTGGGCCTTTTCTTACTAACAATATGGAACAGGTTTttcattgttgatggccgtactGTGACATTCAAGTAACATTAGGTCTACattgaatagttgtctcattggcaaatataccacatctccttatttttataataaacttgacagttttgtgtaatttaagtTACCAATAATTTGATATCCATGTATCTTCTTCATTAAATTTATAGGTTAAAAAGAAAGAGGTCAATGTAAACATCTTGATTATTTCTTCTATCAGcactacattttttttgtaattatgaaTGATAAAGTTAAATTTTGTGAAGACTTGTGGTCtgaacaaaattttcaaaaatatgtgaAAGCTAATATGGATTTTCATACTGTAAAgactaaatatatatttcaaataaaatattttacctatcaTAAGGTGTATAACCATTTTGTTGTAAAAAGTCATCTTTAATTAGTTTGGCAACTTCTAATGTGATTTTATCTGCTTCAGCTAAAGATGCctacaatattttaaaatataaaatcataagcattaaaaaatgaaaatatattagaTCCTTGTGATGTCTTTATTAATTTCAATTCctgttattataaaattaaatttgtgtatttatcattattttgatgaacaaaaaaaatcacaaaataattgAGTGTCAAATAGATTTAGAAAtctaaaattaaagaaatgcATAGTCTTAACTATGACGTATTTTTGCATAAATAAAAACATCTCGATAATTCTAAATTTACGATATATATCCCAATCATGTTTGCAAATGTTTTTGATGCATAAATTAGTAACCTAGTCTGTTTTATGTGATGTCTTGTTCTCAATGTTCAAGGCTAATAATGACCTTCAAGGATAACTTTCCTGCCAAACTGTCTTGGTAGATTGTTGTTACACTGTACTAAAAGCattcatatatttgtatttacctTTCCTACTAACTGTACAATTTCTGACAATTCTTCCTCTTCTTGTAGAATTTCTTTACACTGAAAATAGATTGAGTTCTCAATTATTCTTATGTATAATGTTAAACTTTTGAAAGTAGGAAAATAAAGTGAATAAATATCCTAACAAATATAGATAACTATGTTCTTCCCTTATATTTAAACATCAAggaaaaaacaacacaaaaataaataattgctACTTGCATAATTGACAGCTGCCACTTATCACTATATATGGCAGATATTATATCAAAAGTTTATAAATGGATAGTTGAAGAAATTTCAGATAACCTTGCATTCTTGCACACAAATACCAACCTAAAAGATTCAGAACAAAGCTTACCTTCTTTCTCAGTGGCACAAAGTCGTTGAAATTTTTATCGTAGAACTCATCTAATGCTCTTGTGTATTTACTATGACTAATCAACCAGTTAATAGATGGGAAATGTTTACGTTGAGCAAGTTTCTTATCCAAACCCCAAAACACCTGTACGATACTCAAGGTAGCTGATGTTACAGGATCTGAGAAATCACCACCAGGTGGAGAcacactgaaaaaaatataaaccaataattatatatattctaaTAAACTATATGCCAAACATTAAGTATATACTTTTAACTGTGTACTCAACATACCTCTGAAtatgttattttgataaataaatgtgTAACTACATTCCAGTTATagtcatcaatttttttttttaattattggcttGGAACTAGCTTTTAGTAACAGTGAGCACTCTCAGATTGGTATTTTATGTCTGTAGTATTTTTGTTACTTGTTGGTTTTGCTTTTATTGATCTCTTTCAAcagatttttaaagttttttcttatAAAGGGAAGGTAAGGGAGCTGCACATGCTCTACTATACATCATTACAACAATGTTTAAGGATAACTGAATGGTAACATAAACATTTCTATCATGATGTCACCTTACAGTTTGTGATGGTGTATAGTTACTAACATGCTTGTTTCAATTGTACTTGCAAAATGGAAAGAGTTTACATATATTTGTCATTTCTAACAAGTGTTTATTACTTACGCTCCTACAATACTGACACTGCCCTCCCTAGATGGATTACCCAGACATTTCACACGACCAGCTCTCTCGTAAAAGGAAGCTAATCTAGCAGCTAGGTATGCTGGGTAACCAGAATCGGCAGGCATTTCAGCCAAACGACCAGAAATTTCTCTCAAAGCTTCAGCCCATCTGGACGTAGAATCAGCCATCATGGATACATTGTAACCCATATCTCTAAAGTACTCAGATAGTGTAATAcctaaaaatatgataaaatatattctCAAACCTAGTCCACTATTTGCTTTCTCtatctctatctatatatatGAGATATGTGTGAAGGTTGATTGATGGTAGCTTAACATAAAGCAACAGATATTGTGTACATATTCAAAGCtattacatgtttatttttaacGTGATATGAAGATACCTTGTGTTGTCAAGGTTAGTCAGATTTTAAAGCATGGTAGATGAGCTGGGAAATAAATCTGTATGCTTTCATgctatttgatttaaatttccGATTGACTTGTCATTTCTAACTGGCAAATAAAACATCTGGTTTAACTTATAAAAAGACATCTTCAGCTggacttttttcaaaaatattattttaatctatATACATAGAACAGTAGTTTCTTCTGCAGTAAGGAAGTGTGAAACTCTAGAGGTTTGTTTGTGATAGGTAAGTATATTTGAATATTGACTATACTAACCAGTATAAATAGAAGCCTCTCTAGCAGCTACAGGCATGTTTGATGTATTGGCAACCAAAGCTGTTCTCTTCATAATACTTTCTGGTTTTCCATCAACTTCCATAGTCAACTGAAATATGAAAAACACAGATTTAATGATTTTCTACATGATTTAAaacaaagatacatgtataattggTGTATGCTTTATACTTAAATGTGACATATAATTATCACATACAGGCACATGTAATAAGTTTCTGATACTCTTAGATGAAGAAAACTAAGATATTGATACCATATATATAGTACTgtaagattatttatttttattattaactaTCATGGGGAAATCTATCTAGAGGATGTTTTCAACCTTTACATAGATATAGCAAAGCCATGATAGTTAACCCTTAACAGTTATATTTTCTGTAAATCATATTTAATGATTGTTATTACCTCAGGGAAATCCCGCAATACTTCAGACATTTCATTTCCTCTTTCTCCACATCCTACATAGACAATGACATCACTGTTACTATATTTAGACAAAGATTGTGAGATTACAGTTTTACCACATCCGAAAGCACCTGGGATAGCTGTTGTTCCACCTTGTACACAtctaaataaaatcaaaacaaaaatatgtacatgatgtaatgtctttttttgtatcaataaatcaacaaaaataattaATGTCAGTTTTGTGTTCATTCAAATTATGTCCTTCCATATATTTCATGtgctttttaattttgtattttaacttGAATTGTCATGACATTAGTAGTTATGAATGCatcatgttgtgtcatgtttaaagtgataaatttaattgcatttaaaTTTTCTGGTGTCATGACAATTCCTATTGATTTTATAGGAACAGGGAAACCATAGTTCAAATAATTAACaacatttgaatttttgtgttatttttaggTTGGAGAAGCACAGGCTACATAGAAATGCATGGGGACTTTTTAGTTGTTGTTATTGCAAAATATACCCTTTAAGTTGGATTTAGCTGTTTTTCTTGTGTTTTGCTTTGCTCATTCTGCAATGTGAAgcttttttgataaaaaaaatatttgattatacaATTTTTATTACTTACGGGAAAAGAGCATCTAACACTCTCTGTCCTGTGAGCAGTGGGTAATTACCAGCTAATTTTTCTGTGACTGGACGAACTGTACGTACAGGCCATACTTGCAACATGGTGAATTTAGATTTCTCACCATCAAATTCTGTTTCTAAAATAACAtcctaaaaaataaaatgtgtgtaATAAAAACAGAAATTTGTATAATTATAGTGTAGCTTTTCTTTTCTATATGTTTTGTTAAGGATAGCTGCtatcacaaatttaaaaaaaaaagtttgcattCTTAATTTACTACAAATAAATTAGATGATTTGTTGAACACCCATTTGTAGCCTTGGCCATTCTCAATCCTACACTTCTACATTTTGAATACCCATTGGTCGCCTTTAGTCTagttgtcgtctctttgacaaataacccatttcctttctcaattttactagcAATCTTCACAATAGCATTAAACTTTAGTTTCCTTTTCACAAGGCTATCTATATTCTTTAAtcttaataaaaatttcacactTCAGTGTAACTACGTGCCCCTGCCCTTTAATCGTAATACATGTAATGAGTTTAACTTACATTAACATCGTAACAACCTGGTTCAGCTATCCATGTGACCTTGCCCTTTGCTCTGGGTGGTAACATGATTTTGTGTTTGACTAGAATATTTTCATATACAACTCCATAAATATCACCTCCAGTTATATGACTACCAATCTGTAATGAGAATTACAAATCATGTGGATATTGTCAGTTACAATCACATCTAAAGTTTTATTTGAAGGTAGTTTTACTCAAGATAATCAAACACAGACCTTTAAAGCACTGTGGCATAAgtcttatatttttttaccacagtaatatatttacttttcaatatctttttttaaatgttttaccaaATTTTTATTACAACTTTCATAACAACCAAGAATGGAATACGGTAACTAATTATATGTCTATTGACACACCTTCAAACgggtaaactttttttttaaacaataggAATTCATGTCACAACATGgaaaatatgtcaattattttcattcagggtgattttttttttatgaaagctaaataaaatttgttttgtgACAATTGTGATCTCCAATTCACTATCTGCATTTAAACAATCTCTTTCTTACTGTCATGGAGTTTCTTCTTAATACTGAAACATATCGAGGAACCGAAACATCTTATAATCTTGACAAAGAGATCAAATGATACCAAATAAATAGCAAATGGGAAAATTCTGCATCATTTACTAGCTGACTTACTCTGATATTGCCTTGAGGTTCAAACTCCCATTTCTTACTTCTGTCTAAAGCTGGTGTGTTGATACCTTTAGGTATATAAATACTCTGTGTGATATCACAAATGTCTGCCAGAGGTCTTTGAATACCTGGaatcataaattttaatatgaaaCAATCAGTCAATAATTATCAGGTAATCTTGACTTTGAAAAGCAGAAAACTAAGTAATCTTACAGTTTTATCAAGATTTATTATCAGATATAAAGAAGATAACACCTCGTTTTTTTTACCTACCGCATAATCAACACAGTTGGTCACTTAAAGAATCAAATTTATCTTGTTTaattaaatgtacaaataaatgcatcaatataaaataatattgcaGTGTTAAACAAAAATACTATCAGCATCATATCTTAAAAATAGAGTTTTCACGTACCATCAAAAATACTACCCATAATTCCTGGACCTAATTCTACAGATAGAGGTTTTCCTGTTCGTAATACAGGATCTCCAACAGTTACACCAGCTGTACAAGTGTTAAGGTAAAAATATCCAAATCATTCAGCAAAGTATTAGAATCGATTGAATGTacaaaaattcgtaagggttccacggaacccagtgtctcgcctacttttgctgttaatcgcagactcaacaaaaatgaggaaaaacatcaataaaaatttccctctcgatactgtcttttgattgaaagaagcttccaagtttggtaaaaaaatccaggatagtttatgaatctaataaatgttttataaactttaactgcagactgtatgtaatgttaactggaagaaaaactaagtccatttataagtaaaatacggaaaaagtgaattttttttttacaaaatttacttctgaataatatcttatgatcagaaacaagcttttgtctaagtttggtagaaatccaggatagtttaagaacattataaaaattttaaaaacttaaaccacagagtgaatgttttgtttctggcaaaaaaactaagtccatttataagtaaaatacagaaaagtggaaatttatttttacaaaattttcttcttgatactatcttatgatcataaacaagcttctgtccaagtttggtacaaatcaaggatagtttatgaaagttattaaaattttaaaaactttaaccacagagtgaatgtaatgtttcctcgcagaaaaacgaagtccatttataagtgaaatacagaaaagtggaaatttatttttataaaattttcttcttgatactatcttatgatcataaacaagcttctgtccaagtaagtttggtacaaatcaaggatagtttatgaaagttattaaaattttaaaaactttaaccacagagtgaatgttatgtttcctcgcagaaaaactaagtccatttataagtaaaataaggaaaaaatggaattttatttttacaaaatttacttctggatacgaaattatgatcataaacaagtttctgtccaattttggtagaaattcagtatagtttaagaaagttattaaaatttcaaaaactttaaccacagagtgaatatttgtggacgccgccgccgccgacgacgacggaatgtaggatcgcttagtctcgctttttcgactaaagtcgaaggctcgacaattacagaaaaaatgaaaaatttctgaTTTTCCATTTCTTGTGTTTACCAATTTAATTTTAAGGTTTACaaacttataataaaaataaaacttcatatacttaaactttttttttttaagaaactgcTTCAACATTTTCAATGAAactaacatacatgacatataaaaGAAATTTCTAATGGTACTCAGTTTGTTACATTGGTGTAGATTACGCTTAAAGATGATGTAGATATTTACATGTGTCACAATTGCAGGAGGTCTGATATTTCAACTTCAACCTCTATTAGGATCTATTGGTATATAAGGGTACAATTTCTATCCAAAAGTTATAAATGCATAAatcatatcttttaaaatatttattcatttaaaaattttaaaaagaatttcaatTTTTAACTGCTCTAAACCCCTTTGATGATATTCAATATTAACCCCTGTTCATTGCATTGTAAACCCCTGAATATATATGTAGAGCTTTTAAGGATACAGGTGTCTTCATAAACCTGGATGGTTGCCATGTCACCCTCCAATCGAATGATTTCTCCTACTAATTCTGAATGTCCGACTCGAACCAACTCGTACATAGCAGCTCCTGCCATGTTCTGTGCCACAACGactgtaaaacaaaatatgaagtatTATTATTCTATAACTGAAAAAGTAACATTCACTCTGACAGTGGAGTCATAATATCTTGTGATTTCATGAATGTACTGAAAATCAAACGTCTACAACCAAATACACAGTCACAGGTATGTTTGCAGAATTTATTCAAACCACAAAATCACGTATCCATCAAATACAGTTTTCCAAATTCTTAATCCTTGATAAATAATATCCACAAACATTATTGAATCCACTGtatttaataatttgaaaaaaaaatggagagATACCATGGATACAAATTTTAATAAAGCAGCAGTAAAGATTTTTGGAgggtaattgtttattttctttggtgtTAACTCACATTTCATAAAGTCAATTTATAACGTTTTAGGAGATATTTTTCAATTCGTTTCTGCTCCAAAAAATAATATATCCATGTGCATGCCATAATCATGTTTATTGCACATTTCTACATTAAGTTTGAAATATAAGTTTGGTGAGAGGGTGTTATGCTACCAGTACATGCAATACATGCAATATTCACCCATTTTAAGAGCAAATACATAATACAGATTACTCAACAGTATCTAAAAATTAACTCTCATAAAATTATACACATTTAATAGGTACATGTATCTTAGCTTAATCTTTGCAACAAGTAGTAtgatcagtcaggggacttacttaaatgagtgattttctaaatcactgattcaagtaacattatttccataaaggttggaagttagagttgtctttctttaataatcacctatttaagtagtacaaaataatcactataatagaagaagtgatttaattttactgtagctttaaatatagaatactaatgatccagggactaattatgtttctaaacttatcagaaccaacatctgtgttgtctaggatggccaggtcatttcaggtgatgaccttgtaccgaatctaggataatgacataaaaattatttgtttaagtatcatacctcaatttccttcccaaaaatcacttctttaagtatcattattttaataacccccactaatttcaacacccccgaacagtgaattttttatcgcgaacagtagaattttattacataatatgAAAGATGAAgccttgaactttacaggaaaaatactcccactgctgggaaaaatcttttaagaaagtatcagttcattatgtcaAGCCATTATTacagcattttttcaactaaaatagatttttttgctaaatgatagcatcaaaggcataaaccttgctacttaaaagaagcaaaaaattcattttctttcaattttacaaatgaaaaaatattatttaaacctatagatgtgtttaaaattttggtaaaattacaaaatcacaatttgtgacaaaacttcgaatttgctactcaaattagtgatttaaaaatcacttatttcagtaagtcccctgactgatgatAGCACAGCATTTAAACAATTCGTGACCTTGATTTTATACCTCAGAGCATgcttcttgaaaattatatgctgTGGGTCAATTGATACATTTAGGTTTCTCAGAATTGTAcatcatatacatgtaactaAAGTTAACATGGTAAATAAAAAAGGTTACCTGGTCCAGAAACAGCAAACACATTGCCAAACATAGATTCTCTTTCTTCATCTTTAATCTTTGGTAGACTACTCTTAGCTCTGTCTAAACCACCAGcctaaaaatacaattttatagaCATTTGTAGTGAATATTTTTGCTCATAGTTTCTTAGCTAATAATTGTTTATACCCTAGTATTTGGAGTATTTTCACAACCCACTTTATCTTAATGTTACCATACTGATTGGGGtttttttcaataaagaaaattgtaaaaatgtaaatatggtaaacattccttttttatattttagacatCTGCATTTAAATATGAAAGATACAAATATGACATTGCTTTAAGACATGTAAGAGGAAAAATGACAGTATGTCTGGTTTTCATTATATATGAGCTGTGTCCTTATGCAATGgaactatacatgtacatatataactCCATATATAAGCTAAGACTTTAATTGGTTTTGGAGCATTCAAATAtgaattaaaagataaattttggTTCCTTTTGTAGGGTTCTCATAACaactcaattttaaatatttacagcCTTTCTGTAGAGATTTTTCAACTGTTAACAGATGTATTGGTATTCATTGGcataaggtcaatttctatctgatATTATATTTAATAGTCACGATAGTGTCATTATGATAAAGAAATGAAgggcaaaaaaaacaacattgaaaagcaatgaataaattattcttaagcatgttaagtttTTGCACAGAAACAACAGGAAATGGTATTTTCAAACCAACTTAGGACCACACCATATACAATGTATGCACGGCAGAATTGAAAAAATATCACAATTAAACTTAGCCTTCATTTTgatcattttgtcatcagtaacaaaatattccaatttgaaaGCCAGTGAGTTCTAAAGTTATGGCATAGAATCAACATAATGTACATTTTCTAATACACCTgctcaatacatgtacatgtatatcattatatTGAGTCCATTCCCAAAAAAAAACTAAGTCGTTTAGACAACTTCCTGAAtcgcaaaaaaaaacaaaggtcaTCAGCATGAATGAGCTGTGTGGGAAAAAAAAGTTTGGAAAGCAaacatttgaacatttttatagttTATGAAGCAATTTTTACAAGACAAATGAAAGTCATTAATTgctttgtttgatgtgtttacaATGGTTTTGTCAGTTCTACGAAAAGTTTTAAGCACAATATATTAATTGAACAAGgccccagatagcttcaactgtcAACTGGTGTGAAAAAGTTGGTGTAATTTTGGGGCAATGACCTAGGTATCATGGATATAATTCCTGAAAGGCAAAAGTGAATCAACATCATCaaaagacatacatgtatgtcTGGAGTTCTACCTAAATTATGTTTCGAGATAAGATTGTACCGTCTAACATGTCTAAGCTTGTGTATGCTAGAAATATGATTTTTTCCCTATTTTATACTCCAAAAATTAAAGAAGCATAAATAATTGTAGATggtaatttttttcataaatttcctgtttacaaaaatattaatttttcgagaagaactaaggattttcttatcccatggcCATGCATTTATTcgcttagccatatttggcacaactttttggaatttttggtcctcaatgctcaactttgtacttgtttggctttataactattgatctgagcatcactgatgagtcttatgtagacaatatgcacatctggcgtattaaattataagcatggtacctttgataactcttGGATATttctatcaacatgatcaacgaCCTGAAAGACCTTCAACATCAAAGTTAAGTGGTTGATAAAACCCTTCCCAGTTTTTCGTTAGCTTTCAAAATTTTCAGAAACATTATGAAGGCATCTGATTTCCTGCAAAT includes:
- the LOC139524489 gene encoding V-type proton ATPase catalytic subunit A — its product is MAGGLDRAKSSLPKIKDEERESMFGNVFAVSGPVVVAQNMAGAAMYELVRVGHSELVGEIIRLEGDMATIQVYEDTSGVTVGDPVLRTGKPLSVELGPGIMGSIFDGIQRPLADICDITQSIYIPKGINTPALDRSKKWEFEPQGNIRIGSHITGGDIYGVVYENILVKHKIMLPPRAKGKVTWIAEPGCYDVNDVILETEFDGEKSKFTMLQVWPVRTVRPVTEKLAGNYPLLTGQRVLDALFPCVQGGTTAIPGAFGCGKTVISQSLSKYSNSDVIVYVGCGERGNEMSEVLRDFPELTMEVDGKPESIMKRTALVANTSNMPVAAREASIYTGITLSEYFRDMGYNVSMMADSTSRWAEALREISGRLAEMPADSGYPAYLAARLASFYERAGRVKCLGNPSREGSVSIVGAVSPPGGDFSDPVTSATLSIVQVFWGLDKKLAQRKHFPSINWLISHSKYTRALDEFYDKNFNDFVPLRKKCKEILQEEEELSEIVQLVGKASLAEADKITLEVAKLIKDDFLQQNGYTPYDRFCPFYKTVGMLKNIIGFYDMAKHSIESTAQSENKVTWAIIRDQMNDLLYKLSSMKFKDPVKDGEKKIKSDYEELHEELQQAFRNLED